From Pirellulaceae bacterium:
GGACAACAGCACATCTCCCGATTGATGTTCCACCGCGGGAAACAATTCATCAACACTGCGACCAACCATCAGCGAGACTAGCTGCAATTCTGTCACGCCGGCAAGCTGCCCATTTCCGGCCACTTGGCCATCTCGAAGCACCGTGTAGTCATCACCCACTTCGCGGACTTCTTCCAGAAAGTGGCTGATGTAGACGATTGCGTGACCGGCTGTCTTCAGTCGTTTAATGACTTCGAACAAGCGACGTACATCTTGTTGTGTCAGCGAGCTGGTGGGTTCATCGAATACGATCACGCGGGCGTTGAGGACCAGGGCCCGCGCCACTTCGACCAGTTGTTGCATGCCGACCGACAGCTCTCGCACAGGTGTGTTGAGGTTCAGGTTCTCGTGGCCAAGCGTCTGCAAGGCAGATCGCACTCGCTGATACTGCTGCTTTCGATTCAGGAGGCCCCCCCGGTGAATCTCGCAGCCGAGCATAATATTATCGGCGACCGAAAGATCGGGTGCTAAATTCAGCTCTTGGTAAATCATCGCCACGCCGGCCCGCCGCGCGGCTTGAGGGCCGGTGGGCTGATAGGGCTCTTGATTCAGTTTCATCTCACCTGAATCGGGTTGATGTGCACCGCTGAGAATTTTCATCAGCGTGCTTTTACCGGCGCCGTTTTCGCCGATCAGTGCCAACACGCGTCCTGCTCGAGCTGTGAAACTCACATCGCGCAAGGCACGAGTAGCTCCAAAGCTTTTGCTGATGGAGCGCATCTGCAGCAGGGGGTGATCGCTCGCTTCTGTCACGAAATCCCTTTGACGTATTTCGTGCCTATTTGGCGACCTTGAGCAGCTCTGCCATACGGTGAGCCGCTTTTGCACCACCTTGAAAATTGTCGGTGGCCACGTAACTGATCTGCGCGTCGTTGGGGACCAGATTACTATCGAAAACAACCGTGGGAATGCCAGAGGAATTCGCTTCCTTGACGACTTCCAACAGAGCCTGTGAATCCAACGGAGCAAGGCAGATGCCGTCGACCTTTTTGGTGACGAAATCTCGCATCACATCGATTTGACCATCCGCGTCATCCTCACGAATGGGACCTTTCCAAAGAATTCGCACGTTTTTTAATTCTTGAGCGGCTTGATGAGCCCCGGCGTGGACCGACTTCCAGAATTCGTGGGAGGTTCCTTTGGGGATCACTGCGATGCTGTATTTTACCTCTGTCGGCTCCAAGTCCGCCCCTGAAAATTGCTCGGGTGTCAGCAACGCAGCCATTTTTGCTTCTTTCATGTTTTCCGGTGTTGCCACGACTTCGCCGGTCGGGACTCGCTTTTCCACCTGCTTGCCCTCCAGGTGATCGTAGATGGTTTTCACGGCAAGGTAGCCCATTTTGACGGGATCCTGGAGCACAATCCCTTCCATTTTGTTTTCACTGAGGGCTTTTACCATCCGTTCATTGGGGTCGAAACCGATTAATTGAACTTGGTCTAACAGGTTGTTCTCTTCCAAGGCGGTGAACATACCGTCTGCACTCGACTCATTGACCGCAAACACGCCGCTGATTTGCGGTCCGAATTTGAGGATCAGCTGTTGAGACTTTTCCAGCGATGACGAGGCGCTGATGCCCGCGTATTCATCCGAAATGATGGCGATTTCTGGGTAATCGCTCTTCATCGTCTCCATGAAGCCTTGCTCACGTTGTTCGGTACTTTCACTGCCTGGACTGTAGCGTAAGAGAATCACACCTTTTTCCTGGCCGTTCGCCGAAGATCCGTCGTTCTTGCCGCAGCCTGCCAGCGTTAATGCCACCAAGGTAAGCAGAGCATATTTTCCCATCGAATGTTTCCTCTACACGTGAGAATAAATTTACGAGCGGCCTAGTATAGCGTGGAATAGGTGTGGATACACGGCGCCTCGAAATGGTCAGAAAATTAGGTGGTTTTTTGAGGTCGGTTTGATCCGATCACGCCTACTTACTTCATCGGGGCCGTATTTCGTACACTCCAGAAATGATGAATCAACGATCAGGAAGAAATCTTGGAACGCTCTCTCTTCTGCTGTCCCTTTTCTTGGGAGGCTTATCAGCGATTGCTCAACCGCCTGGAGTTGCGACGCGCGCGGCTTTGCCGACGCCAGCGGTGTTGCAACAGCGAACCAAGGAGGTGGCAAGCAAGGAGAATCTCAGCGAGGCTCAACGAACTGAGATTGTAAATGTCTACAACCAGGCGCTCAGTGATCTGGATGCTCAAAAGTCACTAATGGCCAAACGAGACCAATTTTCCGAATTGCTCAGCCAGATCACTCAGGAGCAAAAGAAGGCAGAGAAACAGCTTGGCGATCTCAAAAAGGGGCCCGACATCGAGACCTCGGGAAAACCTTTGAATGACTTGATGTTGGAGGTTCAGAAGAAAACCCTCGAGTCACAGCAGGCGGGTAAGGATCTCGACCGGATTGATGATGAGCCGGAACGCCGCGCGGATCGTCGTTTGGAGATCCCCCGGCTCCAAGTCTCGCTGGCCAGCAAGATCAGTGATTTGGACAGTAAGGCCCGGGATAAATTGCCCGGTGACTCAGCCGATTTGGTAGCTGCGAAGCGTGTATTGAGTGACATTAAGCGAGCGAATGCAAATTTGCAATTGGACGCGCTCAAGAACGAAGCTGCCTACTACGATGCATCGAACGACCTGTTGCCTATCCAAATTGAAGTTGCGAAGCAACGTGTCGCGTTGACTGAACAGGAACTGAAAATCTGGCAAAAAGCCGCTGCATGGAAACAGAATAGCGATGTGGGCCAAGAACGTGCGGAAGCGTTGCAGATGGTCGAAAATGTTCCCGATCAACTGAAATCCTTGGCGAAAGAAAACGTTGATTTTGTGAAGGAATGGAAGAAGCTGGTCGACGAAATTACCAGCACCAATCAGAGCATTGACAAGGTCGACCATCAGCGTATCGAGTGGGATGGGAAATTTGATAATTCACGAGCCATGATTGCTGCTCAAGGCGGGGTGACGGCAACGGTTGGTGAGATCTTGAGAAACCAAAGTCGAGATCTCCCCGATTTCAGACAGCTCAAGATTGATCGCAGACAAACCGATCAGCAGATCACTGGGTTACGAGATCAGCAGTTCCAGCTCAACGAACGGCTAAATCAGCTCACGGATCTAGGACAGAAGGAACGAACGACGTTAGATGCGATTGTGCCGCCAATCAGCGCCGAAGAGCGGAAGACATTGGTCGGACCCACCCATAAATTGTTTGCGCAACGCATCAAGCTCCTCCAGGGGATTCGCACCGTACGAGATAACCAGTTGCAACGCCTGTTGGATCTCGCTCTGACGCAGGATGCAATGCTCGATGTTGTGCAACGGTATCGGATATTTATCAACGAACGGGTGTTGTGGATTCCCAGCTCTCGACGAGTCAAGTTATCGGATCTAGGAGGCTTGGCGAAAGCCTTTTCGACTCTGGCTGACCGGCACGTGTGGGAGTCCTTTGTCGTCAGTGTGCCTCAGAGTTTGAAACGCAAACCTTTTCCACAAGTTCTTGTCTTGTTGCTTGCTTTGTCTCTGTGTTGGAATCGATGGCGGTTTGCCAAACGAATTCAACTGTTGGGAAAGCGAGCAAAAGCACCAAGCTGTTGTCGATTTGACGTCAGTGTTTCGGTGTTGTTGATGACGGTTGCCCGTGCCGCCGTCGTGCCTCTTTTAGTTGTTTGGCTGAGTTTGAATTTGGATGCATCGACGCTTGTGTTGAGCGCGGAAGCCATTTCGCACACCTTACGACTCGCCGCTTACACTTACTTTTGGCTGAGCCTCTGGTCTGGACTCGCTCAGCCAGGGGCGCTGTGCGATGCACACTTTGAGTGGCCCGAATCGTTACTCAAACTGACCCGTAGGCAATTGCGTTGGTTCACACCTGTGGTTGTAAGTTGTTGGACGATCTATTGCTTTTTCGATGACTGGGATCCCACACACGAACGTTCCCTGGGGCGACTTGCCGTGATCATCGGGCTGTTGGCCTTGTCTTTTTTCTTCTACCGTATGTTTTCGCCTCACAATGGGATATTGACCAGCCACCTTCGCCGCTATCCCACGGGGGGCATGAATCGATTTCGACGGCTTTGGTATCCCGCGTTGGTCATCTTGCCATTGGTGTTGGTTTTCTTGGCTTTGGGAGGGTACACCTACACGGCTGCTCAATTGGTTAACCGTCTGGGTGATTCTTTTTACTTTCTCGGAGCCTTATTGCTGTTGGAAGCCATGGCTTTGCGTTGGTTAAGACTCAATCGACGTGCCATCGCGATTTCTCAGGCAAAAGAACGACTCGCGGAGTCGGCCGTTGGCCAAGGTAAACCGGCCGAGGAAATGCCCGCCGAACGGACAGGCGGCGTTGTGGAAGGCGAGCAAGTCGACCTTGTGGTTGTCAGCACGCAAACTCGAGGGCTGC
This genomic window contains:
- a CDS encoding sugar ABC transporter ATP-binding protein, translating into MTEASDHPLLQMRSISKSFGATRALRDVSFTARAGRVLALIGENGAGKSTLMKILSGAHQPDSGEMKLNQEPYQPTGPQAARRAGVAMIYQELNLAPDLSVADNIMLGCEIHRGGLLNRKQQYQRVRSALQTLGHENLNLNTPVRELSVGMQQLVEVARALVLNARVIVFDEPTSSLTQQDVRRLFEVIKRLKTAGHAIVYISHFLEEVREVGDDYTVLRDGQVAGNGQLAGVTELQLVSLMVGRSVDELFPAVEHQSGDVLLSLRKLAGEKLPRNISFDLCRGEILGIAGLVGAGRSELLRTLFALDPIRHGDVQIAGQQPKHSPAGRIRAGMGYVSEDRKTEGLAQVRSIADNISLSRLAPYTTVGWVNLSARRDAVHEWMKRLEIKAFSPEQEVQSLSGGNQQKVAIARVLHQDADILLLDEPTRGIDVGTKSQIYRLIGEQAATGKAVIFVSSYLPELLAVCDRIAVMSRGEIKEIRAAEDWTEESALAVAVS
- a CDS encoding substrate-binding domain-containing protein, translating into MGKYALLTLVALTLAGCGKNDGSSANGQEKGVILLRYSPGSESTEQREQGFMETMKSDYPEIAIISDEYAGISASSSLEKSQQLILKFGPQISGVFAVNESSADGMFTALEENNLLDQVQLIGFDPNERMVKALSENKMEGIVLQDPVKMGYLAVKTIYDHLEGKQVEKRVPTGEVVATPENMKEAKMAALLTPEQFSGADLEPTEVKYSIAVIPKGTSHEFWKSVHAGAHQAAQELKNVRILWKGPIREDDADGQIDVMRDFVTKKVDGICLAPLDSQALLEVVKEANSSGIPTVVFDSNLVPNDAQISYVATDNFQGGAKAAHRMAELLKVAK
- a CDS encoding mechanosensitive ion channel, translated to MMNQRSGRNLGTLSLLLSLFLGGLSAIAQPPGVATRAALPTPAVLQQRTKEVASKENLSEAQRTEIVNVYNQALSDLDAQKSLMAKRDQFSELLSQITQEQKKAEKQLGDLKKGPDIETSGKPLNDLMLEVQKKTLESQQAGKDLDRIDDEPERRADRRLEIPRLQVSLASKISDLDSKARDKLPGDSADLVAAKRVLSDIKRANANLQLDALKNEAAYYDASNDLLPIQIEVAKQRVALTEQELKIWQKAAAWKQNSDVGQERAEALQMVENVPDQLKSLAKENVDFVKEWKKLVDEITSTNQSIDKVDHQRIEWDGKFDNSRAMIAAQGGVTATVGEILRNQSRDLPDFRQLKIDRRQTDQQITGLRDQQFQLNERLNQLTDLGQKERTTLDAIVPPISAEERKTLVGPTHKLFAQRIKLLQGIRTVRDNQLQRLLDLALTQDAMLDVVQRYRIFINERVLWIPSSRRVKLSDLGGLAKAFSTLADRHVWESFVVSVPQSLKRKPFPQVLVLLLALSLCWNRWRFAKRIQLLGKRAKAPSCCRFDVSVSVLLMTVARAAVVPLLVVWLSLNLDASTLVLSAEAISHTLRLAAYTYFWLSLWSGLAQPGALCDAHFEWPESLLKLTRRQLRWFTPVVVSCWTIYCFFDDWDPTHERSLGRLAVIIGLLALSFFFYRMFSPHNGILTSHLRRYPTGGMNRFRRLWYPALVILPLVLVFLALGGYTYTAAQLVNRLGDSFYFLGALLLLEAMALRWLRLNRRAIAISQAKERLAESAVGQGKPAEEMPAERTGGVVEGEQVDLVVVSTQTRGLLKQFGTVAALVGLYFIWSDIFPALSKLDEIRFWQTAISQVPVDGNATALADTTTRWITLSDVLGSLIVLFLTFAATKNIPGLLEISVLQRLPLDAALRYAITTVVRYGIIVSGISIAFAYLGFGWERVQWLVAAVSVGLGFGLQEIFANFVSGLILLFERPLRAGDIVTVGDITGKVVQIKMRATTIQDWDRKELVVPNKEFITGNLLNWTLTDSVNRLTVTVGVAYGEDVERTREILLEAASANPNVLDTPPPTVTFDLFADSSLNFSLRVFLPHVDVRLPVTSELHRDIYKRLGEAGIEIPFPQRDLHIRSNDSGRADDTPSEVKTPS